The Natrinema pellirubrum DSM 15624 region TCAACCCCGGGACAGTTCCAACGGCGGACCGGCGCCGCGAGCGGAACCGTTACCCGGGCTTACCGTGATAGCTCGGACATGTCCGAGTGGATCGGCAACGTCTTCGAGAGCGACGTCGGTTGGGACCACCTCGAGGCCCTGGTCGACGTGGGGAACCGCATGGCAGGCAGCGAGGGCGAACGCGAGGCCGCCGAACTGACCCGGGACGCGCTGGCCGACGCCGGCGCGCGAAACGCCCGCCTCGAGCCGTTCGAGATACAGGGCTGGGAACGGGCAGACAGCGGGATCGAAGCCGGCGAGACGAGCCAAGACTGTATCGCACTGCCGCGCAGCCCTGCGGACCGGGTCGACGCACCGCTGGTCGATCTCGGCTACGGGCTGCCCGCCGACTTCGAGGAGACCGACCTCGAGGGAACGATCGTCATGGTCCGCAGCGACGTGCCGGACTACTACGACCGGTATCTCCACCGCCGTGAGAAGTACTTCCACGCGATCGAGAACGGCGCGGTCGGGTTCGTCTACCGCAACCACGTCGAGGGCTGTCTGCCGCCGACCGGCAGCGTCGGCTGGACGGACCAGCCGATCGGGCCGATCCCGGCCGTCGGCGTCTCGAGCGAGGTCGGCGCGCGTCTGGCGCGCCGGTTCGACGGCGACGAGATCACGCTGTCGGTCGACGCCGATATCCACGCCGCTGAGAGTCAGAACGTCCATGCAGAACTCGGGCCCGACACCGACGAGCGCGTCCTCGTGACCAGCCACGTCGACGCCCACGACATCGCTGAGGGGGCGATGGACAACGGGGCCGGCACCGCGATGGTCGTCGAACTCGCGAACGCGCTCGCGGCCCGTGAAGCCGACCTCGAGACCCGCATCGAGTTCGTCGCGTTCGGCGCGGAGGAAGTCGGACTGACCGGCTCCGAACGGTTCGCCGCGGCGGCCGATCCCGAACGCATCAAAGCGGTCGTCAACAACGACGGCGTCGTCCGCGATCGGACGCTGTCGATCGTCACCCACGGGTTCGGCGGCCTCCAAGCGGCCGCCAACGAGGTCGCGGACCGGTACGACCACCCGATCGAGACGGTCCCGACGCTTGGCCCCCACAGCGACCACTGGCCGTTCGTCGAGCGGGGCGTCCCCGGCTGTCACGTGAAAGCGAAGTCCGAGGGGCCGGGTCGGGGCTGGGGACATACCTTCGCCGACACCATCGAGAAACTCGAGCCCAGAACCCTGCGCGAACAGGCGATCCTGCTGACCGAGTACGTCGTCGAACTCGCCCGGGCGGACACGACCGTCGACCACCGGGATACCGACGCCATCGCCGCCGATCTCGAGTCACAGGGGCTGGCCGAGGGGATGAAGATCACCGGCGACTGGCCCTACGACGGGTAGCGACGCCGCCCCCCGTCCGGCCGCCGTCACACAACGACAACCGTACGCTTTTGAGCGGGCCGTGTGAATTGGCGGCCATGGATGCCGCGTGGAGTGCGGGCGACTCCCCCGTCGTCGGCGTCGTCGACCCCGAGGACGACGAGACCGAGCCCATCGAGGTCGACCGCCTCGAGGGGGCGGTCGCCGACGCCGGTGGGACGGTCGTCGACGGCGGGCTCGAGGGGGTTCTCGCGGCGACGCCGTCGCTGCTCGTGATCCCCGGCGAAGCGGGGCTGTCGGCACTCACCCGTGCCGGCGTCGACACGCCCGTCCTCCCGGTCGGTCCGGTTTGCGGAATCGAGTCGGTCGACCGAGAGCGGCTGTCCGACGCGGTTCGGCAGGTACTTCGGGGGGCGGCGACCCGCC contains the following coding sequences:
- a CDS encoding M20/M25/M40 family metallo-hydrolase, which codes for MSEWIGNVFESDVGWDHLEALVDVGNRMAGSEGEREAAELTRDALADAGARNARLEPFEIQGWERADSGIEAGETSQDCIALPRSPADRVDAPLVDLGYGLPADFEETDLEGTIVMVRSDVPDYYDRYLHRREKYFHAIENGAVGFVYRNHVEGCLPPTGSVGWTDQPIGPIPAVGVSSEVGARLARRFDGDEITLSVDADIHAAESQNVHAELGPDTDERVLVTSHVDAHDIAEGAMDNGAGTAMVVELANALAAREADLETRIEFVAFGAEEVGLTGSERFAAAADPERIKAVVNNDGVVRDRTLSIVTHGFGGLQAAANEVADRYDHPIETVPTLGPHSDHWPFVERGVPGCHVKAKSEGPGRGWGHTFADTIEKLEPRTLREQAILLTEYVVELARADTTVDHRDTDAIAADLESQGLAEGMKITGDWPYDG